In Pseudomonas sp. ADAK18, a single window of DNA contains:
- the rbsK gene encoding ribokinase — protein sequence MPAKVVVVGSLNMDLVTRASRLPRGGETLMGQSFSTVPGGKGANQAVASARLGASVSMVGCVGTDAYGVQLRDALLVEGIDCQAVSEVEGSSGVALIVVDDSSQNAIVIVAGSNGQLTPASLQAFDSVLQAGDVIICQLEVPMDTVGHTLKRSRELGKTVILNPAPASGPLPAEWYASIDYLIPNESEASALSGVLVDSLDTAKIAATRLIKAGAGKVIITLGAEGALFADGQGFEHLVAPKVKAVDTTAAGDTFVGGFAAALANGQSEAEAIRFGQVAAALSVTRAGAQPSIPTLHDVQGFVPL from the coding sequence ATGCCAGCAAAAGTAGTGGTAGTAGGCAGTCTGAACATGGACCTGGTTACCCGGGCCAGTCGGCTGCCCCGTGGCGGTGAAACCCTGATGGGCCAATCCTTTTCCACGGTTCCGGGCGGCAAGGGCGCTAACCAGGCGGTTGCGTCGGCACGCTTGGGGGCAAGCGTTTCCATGGTCGGTTGCGTGGGTACCGATGCCTATGGCGTCCAATTGCGGGATGCCTTGCTGGTGGAGGGCATTGATTGCCAGGCCGTCAGTGAAGTGGAGGGTTCCAGCGGCGTGGCGCTGATTGTGGTGGATGACAGCAGCCAGAATGCGATTGTTATTGTTGCCGGCAGCAACGGCCAACTGACGCCAGCCTCATTGCAGGCGTTCGATAGCGTGCTGCAGGCTGGGGACGTGATTATCTGCCAGCTCGAAGTGCCAATGGACACCGTGGGTCACACCCTCAAGCGCAGTCGTGAACTGGGCAAGACCGTGATCCTCAACCCAGCGCCTGCCAGCGGGCCTCTGCCCGCAGAGTGGTATGCGTCGATCGACTACCTGATTCCCAATGAAAGCGAGGCGTCGGCCTTGAGCGGCGTGCTGGTCGACTCCCTGGACACGGCCAAGATCGCCGCCACCCGTCTGATCAAGGCCGGTGCGGGCAAGGTGATTATTACCCTGGGTGCCGAAGGTGCATTGTTTGCGGACGGGCAGGGCTTCGAGCACCTCGTGGCTCCCAAGGTCAAGGCTGTGGACACCACGGCGGCCGGTGACACCTTCGTCGGTGGTTTTGCGGCGGCGTTGGCCAACGGTCAAAGCGAAGCCGAGGCCATCCGTTTTGGTCAGGTTGCCGCAGCGTTGTCGGTGACCCGCGCCGGCGCGCAACCCTCCATTCCCACGTTGCACGACGTTCAAGGTTTTGTTCCCTTATGA
- a CDS encoding LacI family DNA-binding transcriptional regulator — MATIKDVAALAGISYTTVSHVVNKTRPVSEPVRIKVEAAIKQLDYVPSAVARSLKAKTTATIGLLVPNSLNPYFAELARGIEDYCERNGYCVILCNSDDNAEKQRSYLRVLLEKRIDGLIVTSVGGDDSGLATGLKAVRTPMVIVDRALDGIDVDLVRIDHEHGAYLATRHLLELGHRDIACIGGPSHTRVAQMRLAGYHRALSEAGVEVGSSRVLESDFTSTGGYAAAAQLLADNPPSAIFAGNDMIGFGVLRAAAERNIRVPGELSVIGFDDIQMSRYVYPALTTVGQSILQLGEMAAELLLRRIATPQLPIDQRIVTPSIVLRESTAPLAGVFAQYR, encoded by the coding sequence ATGGCAACCATCAAGGATGTGGCGGCGCTCGCGGGGATTTCCTACACCACCGTGTCTCACGTGGTGAACAAGACCCGTCCGGTCAGCGAGCCTGTGCGGATCAAGGTCGAAGCAGCCATCAAGCAGCTCGACTATGTTCCCAGTGCGGTCGCCCGTTCGCTGAAGGCCAAGACCACCGCCACTATCGGCTTGCTGGTGCCCAACAGTCTCAATCCGTATTTTGCGGAGTTGGCCCGAGGTATCGAGGATTACTGCGAGCGTAACGGCTATTGCGTGATCCTCTGCAACTCCGACGATAACGCCGAAAAGCAACGCAGCTATTTAAGGGTGCTGCTGGAGAAGCGTATTGATGGCTTGATCGTGACGTCGGTGGGCGGTGATGACAGTGGCCTGGCTACCGGCCTGAAAGCTGTGCGCACGCCTATGGTCATCGTCGACCGGGCGCTGGATGGCATTGATGTCGACCTGGTGCGTATCGATCACGAGCACGGCGCCTACCTGGCGACCCGCCATTTGTTGGAGCTGGGCCATCGTGATATCGCCTGCATTGGCGGGCCAAGCCATACCCGTGTGGCGCAAATGCGTCTGGCGGGGTATCACCGTGCTTTGAGCGAGGCGGGGGTTGAAGTGGGTAGCAGTCGCGTGCTGGAAAGCGATTTCACCAGTACCGGCGGCTACGCAGCGGCGGCACAATTGCTGGCGGATAATCCCCCCAGCGCGATTTTCGCCGGTAACGACATGATCGGTTTCGGCGTATTACGGGCTGCTGCCGAGCGCAATATCCGCGTACCCGGCGAGTTGTCGGTAATCGGTTTTGACGACATTCAAATGAGCCGTTACGTCTATCCGGCACTGACCACGGTAGGCCAGTCGATCCTGCAATTGGGGGAGATGGCGGCAGAGCTTTTACTGCGAAGGATTGCAACACCCCAATTGCCGATCGATCAACGCATCGTGACGCCGAGCATTGTTTTGCGTGAGTCGACAGCGCCGTTGGCCGGTGTCTTCGCCCAATACCGCTGA
- a CDS encoding ABC transporter permease, whose protein sequence is MKTAPSAAKRNGNFYGLGTYLGLAGALLAMIALFSFLSDHFLSYDTFSTLANQIPDLMVLAVGMTFVLIIGGIDLSVGSVLALAASAVSVAILGWGWSVLPAALLGMGCAALAGTITGSITVAWRIPSFIVSLGVLEMARGVAYQMTGSRTAYIGDSFAWLSNPVAFGISPSFIIALLVIIVAQLVLTRTVFGRYLIGIGTNEEAVRLAGINPKPYKVLVFSLMGLLAGVAALFQISRLEAADPNAGSGLELQVIAAVVIGGTSLMGGRGSVISTFFGVLIISVLAAGLAQIGATEPTKRIITGAVIVIAVVLDTYRSQRASRRA, encoded by the coding sequence ATGAAAACTGCACCTTCCGCCGCGAAACGTAACGGCAACTTCTATGGCCTGGGCACTTACCTGGGCTTGGCCGGCGCCTTGCTGGCGATGATTGCGCTGTTCTCGTTCCTGAGTGACCACTTCCTGTCCTATGACACCTTCAGCACCCTGGCCAACCAGATTCCAGACCTGATGGTGCTGGCGGTGGGCATGACTTTCGTCCTGATCATCGGCGGCATCGACTTGTCGGTGGGTTCGGTATTGGCCCTGGCGGCGTCCGCCGTCAGTGTGGCGATCCTCGGTTGGGGCTGGAGTGTATTGCCTGCCGCGTTGTTGGGCATGGGTTGTGCGGCGCTGGCCGGGACCATCACAGGTTCCATCACTGTGGCCTGGCGTATCCCCTCGTTTATCGTCTCCCTCGGTGTGCTGGAAATGGCTCGCGGTGTGGCGTACCAGATGACCGGCTCGCGTACCGCGTATATCGGTGACTCCTTTGCCTGGTTGTCCAACCCGGTGGCCTTCGGTATTTCGCCCTCGTTCATCATTGCTTTGCTGGTGATCATCGTTGCCCAACTCGTGCTGACCCGTACCGTGTTCGGTCGCTACCTGATCGGTATCGGTACCAACGAGGAGGCGGTACGTCTGGCGGGGATCAATCCCAAGCCCTACAAAGTTTTGGTGTTCAGCTTGATGGGGCTGTTGGCCGGTGTCGCGGCGCTGTTCCAGATCTCCCGTCTTGAAGCGGCGGATCCGAATGCCGGTTCCGGCCTGGAACTGCAAGTGATCGCGGCGGTGGTGATTGGTGGTACCAGCCTGATGGGCGGCCGTGGCTCGGTCATCAGCACCTTCTTCGGTGTGCTGATCATCTCGGTATTGGCGGCAGGGCTTGCGCAGATCGGCGCGACCGAACCGACCAAACGCATCATTACCGGCGCAGTGATCGTGATCGCGGTGGTGCTGGATACCTACCGCAGCCAGCGCGCCAGCCGGCGGGCCTGA
- a CDS encoding sugar ABC transporter ATP-binding protein: MSSCAPNAVLSVSGIGKTYAQPVLSDITLTLNRGEVLALTGENGAGKSTLSKIIGGLVTPTTGQMQFNGQAYTPGSRTHAEEQGIRMVMQELNLLPTLTVAENLFLHNLPSRGGWISRKQLRKAAIEAMAQVGLDAIDPDTLVGSLGIGHQQMVEIARNLIGDCHVLILDEPTAMLTAREVEMLFEQITRLQARGVAIIYISHRLEELARVAQRIAVLRDGNLVCVEPMANYNSEQLVTLMVGRELGEKIDLGPRTIGAPLLTVKGLTRSDKVRDVSFEVRAGEIYGISGLIGAGRTELLRLIFGADLADSGTVALGSPAQVVSIRSPVDAVGHGIALITEDRKGEGLLLTQSISANIALGNMPKVSSAGLVNGRDETALAKRQVDAMSIRSSSPSQLVSELSGGNQQKVVIGRWLERDCAVMLFDEPTRGIDVGAKFDIYALLGDLTRQGKALVVVSSDLRELMLICDRIGVLSAGRLIETFERDSWTQDELLAAAFAGYQKRDALLNEAAPRNTP, translated from the coding sequence ATGTCATCTTGCGCACCGAACGCTGTCCTCTCGGTCAGCGGTATCGGCAAGACCTATGCCCAACCGGTTCTGTCCGACATCACCCTGACGCTCAATCGCGGGGAAGTGTTGGCGCTCACCGGCGAGAACGGCGCGGGGAAAAGCACGCTGTCGAAGATCATCGGTGGCCTGGTCACACCGACCACCGGGCAGATGCAGTTCAATGGCCAGGCTTACACGCCGGGCAGTCGGACCCACGCTGAGGAGCAGGGCATCCGCATGGTTATGCAGGAGCTCAACCTGCTCCCGACCTTGACCGTCGCAGAGAACCTGTTCCTGCACAACCTGCCCAGCCGCGGTGGCTGGATCAGCCGCAAGCAATTGCGCAAGGCCGCTATTGAAGCCATGGCTCAAGTCGGTCTGGACGCCATAGACCCGGACACCCTGGTCGGTAGCTTGGGCATCGGCCACCAACAAATGGTCGAGATTGCCCGTAATCTGATTGGCGACTGCCATGTACTGATCCTCGACGAACCCACGGCGATGCTGACTGCCCGTGAAGTCGAGATGCTGTTTGAGCAAATCACCCGCCTGCAGGCTCGGGGCGTGGCGATCATCTATATTTCCCACCGGCTGGAAGAGCTGGCCCGTGTCGCCCAACGCATTGCTGTATTGCGTGACGGCAACCTGGTCTGTGTCGAGCCGATGGCCAATTACAACAGTGAGCAGTTGGTCACGTTGATGGTTGGCCGTGAACTGGGCGAAAAAATTGACCTCGGGCCGCGCACCATCGGTGCACCACTGTTGACGGTAAAAGGCCTGACCCGCTCGGACAAGGTCCGCGATGTGTCCTTTGAAGTGCGCGCTGGCGAAATTTACGGAATCTCTGGCCTGATCGGCGCCGGCCGTACCGAGTTGCTGCGGCTGATCTTCGGTGCTGACCTGGCCGACAGCGGCACCGTGGCCCTGGGCTCGCCGGCCCAGGTTGTGAGCATTCGTTCGCCGGTGGATGCGGTCGGTCATGGCATTGCCCTGATCACCGAAGACCGAAAGGGCGAAGGTCTGCTGCTGACCCAGTCGATCAGCGCCAACATCGCCCTGGGCAACATGCCAAAGGTTTCCAGCGCTGGCCTGGTGAACGGTCGCGACGAAACCGCCTTGGCCAAGCGCCAGGTTGACGCCATGAGTATCCGCAGTTCCAGTCCATCACAGTTGGTGTCCGAGTTGTCGGGCGGCAACCAGCAGAAAGTGGTGATTGGCCGCTGGCTGGAGCGCGATTGCGCAGTGATGCTGTTCGATGAGCCAACCCGCGGCATCGACGTCGGCGCCAAATTCGATATTTATGCGTTGCTGGGTGACTTGACCCGCCAGGGCAAAGCACTGGTGGTGGTGTCCAGCGACCTGCGTGAGTTGATGCTGATCTGCGACCGGATCGGTGTACTTTCCGCCGGGCGCCTGATCGAGACCTTCGAGCGCGATAGCTGGACCCAGGACGAATTGCTCGCCGCCGCGTTTGCCGGCTATCAGAAACGTGATGCGTTGCTCAACGAAGCGGCGCCTAGGAATACCCCATGA
- a CDS encoding sugar ABC transporter substrate-binding protein, which translates to MKLPFAGRLLAVAVLAAASAALPLSSAFAAETAAKPKVGLVMKSLANEFFVTMQDGAKAYQKAHSADFDMITNGIKNETDTSAQIDIVNQMILSKVDAIVIAPADSKALVTVLKKASDKGIKIVNIDNRLDVDVLKSKSLNIPFVGPDNRKGARLVGEYLAKQLKAGDEVGIIEGVSTTTNAQQRTAGFKDAMDAAGMKIVSTQSGEWEIDKGNAIAAAMLQANPNIKALLAGNDNMALGAVSAVRGAGKAGKVFVVGYDNIEAIKPMLQDGRVLATADQAAAQQAVFGIENALKLVKGEKVEAVDGMIETPVELILKK; encoded by the coding sequence ATGAAGCTGCCATTCGCTGGACGTCTTCTTGCTGTCGCTGTGCTTGCTGCCGCATCCGCTGCCCTGCCTCTCTCCTCTGCATTTGCTGCTGAGACCGCCGCCAAACCCAAGGTCGGCCTGGTCATGAAATCCCTTGCCAATGAATTCTTCGTCACCATGCAAGACGGTGCCAAGGCCTATCAGAAAGCCCATTCCGCTGACTTCGACATGATCACCAACGGTATCAAGAACGAAACCGATACCTCGGCCCAGATCGATATCGTCAACCAGATGATCCTGTCCAAGGTTGACGCGATCGTCATTGCTCCAGCCGATTCGAAAGCGTTGGTCACGGTCCTGAAGAAAGCCTCCGATAAAGGCATCAAGATCGTTAACATCGACAACCGTCTCGACGTCGATGTGCTGAAAAGCAAATCCCTGAATATCCCGTTCGTAGGCCCTGACAACCGCAAGGGTGCTCGCCTGGTGGGTGAATACCTGGCCAAGCAACTCAAAGCCGGTGACGAGGTTGGCATCATTGAAGGTGTGTCGACCACCACCAACGCCCAACAACGTACCGCCGGTTTCAAAGATGCGATGGACGCGGCGGGCATGAAGATAGTTTCCACACAATCCGGTGAGTGGGAAATCGACAAGGGCAATGCCATTGCCGCCGCGATGCTCCAGGCAAACCCGAACATCAAGGCCCTGTTGGCCGGTAACGACAACATGGCGTTGGGTGCTGTCTCCGCCGTGCGTGGCGCAGGTAAAGCAGGCAAGGTGTTCGTGGTCGGCTATGACAACATCGAGGCTATCAAGCCCATGTTGCAAGACGGTCGTGTCCTGGCAACGGCCGACCAAGCCGCTGCCCAGCAAGCGGTTTTCGGTATCGAGAACGCTCTGAAGCTGGTCAAGGGTGAAAAAGTCGAGGCTGTGGACGGCATGATCGAAACCCCGGTCGAACTCATCCTCAAGAAGTAA
- a CDS encoding asparaginase has translation MKSALKTFVPGALALLLLFPVAAQAKEVETKTKLSNVVILATGGTIAGAGASAANSATYQAAKVGIEQLIAGVPELSQIANVRGEQVLQIASESITNENLLQLGRRVAELADSKDVDGIVITHGTDTLEETAYFLNLVEKTDKPIVVVGSMRPGTAMSADGMLNLYNAVAVAGSKDARGKGVLVTMNDEIQSGRDVSKMINIKTEAFKSPWGPLGMVVEGKSYWFRLPAKRHTMSSEFDIKTIKSLPDVEIAYSYGNVSDTAYKALAQAGAKAIIHAGTGNGSVSSKVVPALQELRKEGVQIIRSSHVNAGGFVLRNAEQPDDKYDWVVAHDLNPQKARILAMVALTKTQDSKELQRMFWEY, from the coding sequence ATGAAATCTGCACTCAAGACCTTTGTTCCGGGCGCGTTAGCCCTCCTGCTGCTGTTCCCTGTTGCCGCCCAGGCAAAAGAAGTTGAAACCAAGACCAAACTGTCCAACGTCGTCATCCTGGCCACTGGCGGCACCATCGCCGGCGCAGGCGCCAGTGCCGCCAACAGTGCGACCTACCAGGCCGCCAAGGTCGGTATCGAACAACTGATCGCCGGCGTTCCCGAGCTGAGCCAGATCGCCAACGTTCGCGGCGAGCAAGTGCTGCAAATCGCCTCCGAAAGCATCACCAACGAAAACCTCCTGCAACTGGGTCGTCGTGTCGCTGAATTGGCCGATAGCAAGGACGTGGACGGCATCGTGATCACCCACGGTACCGACACCCTGGAAGAAACCGCGTACTTCCTCAACCTGGTGGAAAAAACCGACAAGCCAATCGTCGTGGTTGGCTCCATGCGCCCAGGCACCGCCATGTCGGCTGACGGCATGCTCAACCTGTACAACGCCGTGGCAGTCGCCGGCAGCAAAGACGCGCGCGGCAAAGGCGTACTCGTGACCATGAACGACGAGATCCAGTCGGGTCGCGATGTCAGCAAGATGATCAACATCAAGACCGAAGCGTTCAAAAGCCCATGGGGCCCGCTGGGCATGGTAGTTGAAGGCAAATCCTACTGGTTCCGCCTGCCAGCCAAGCGCCACACCATGAGTTCGGAATTCGACATCAAGACCATCAAAAGTCTGCCAGACGTCGAAATCGCCTACTCCTATGGCAACGTAAGCGACACCGCCTACAAGGCCTTGGCCCAAGCCGGCGCCAAAGCCATCATCCACGCCGGTACCGGTAACGGCTCGGTATCGTCCAAAGTCGTGCCAGCCCTGCAGGAACTGCGCAAGGAAGGCGTACAGATCATTCGTTCTTCCCACGTCAATGCCGGCGGTTTCGTTCTGCGTAACGCCGAACAGCCTGACGACAAATATGACTGGGTTGTGGCTCATGACCTGAACCCACAGAAAGCTCGCATCCTGGCAATGGTCGCCCTGACCAAGACCCAGGACAGCAAAGAGCTGCAACGGATGTTCTGGGAATATTGA
- a CDS encoding DUF1654 domain-containing protein has product MAKPSSAAPTPPDAYERLAIRVQKIINSTNAQKAKAALIFRLPDEPVYEWERLLEEIAENDNVTLAYRDDGGVQVFWVVPKED; this is encoded by the coding sequence GTGGCAAAGCCTTCCTCTGCAGCACCGACCCCACCTGATGCCTACGAACGCCTCGCGATTCGCGTGCAAAAAATCATCAATTCGACCAACGCCCAAAAAGCCAAGGCAGCCTTGATCTTCCGTTTGCCGGATGAACCGGTGTATGAATGGGAGCGCTTGCTGGAAGAGATTGCGGAAAACGACAACGTAACGCTCGCCTACCGCGATGATGGCGGCGTTCAAGTTTTCTGGGTTGTGCCGAAGGAAGATTGA
- a CDS encoding endonuclease, translating to MSVRFITLFCLFFAVTAHAQAPRTFSEAKKIAWKLYAPQSTEFYCGCKYTGNRVDLKACGYVPRKNANRAARIEWEHIVPAWQIGHQRQCWQNGGRKNCTRSDDVYKRAEADLHNLVPSIGEVNGDRNNFSFGWLPVQSGQYGSCLTQVNFKAKKVMPRPSIRGMIARTYFYMSKQYGLRLSKQDRQLYEAWNKTYPVQPWERQRNQTVACVMGRGNEFVGPVNLKACG from the coding sequence ATGAGTGTCCGTTTTATTACTTTGTTTTGCCTTTTTTTTGCTGTCACCGCTCACGCCCAGGCTCCCCGCACTTTCAGTGAAGCCAAGAAAATCGCCTGGAAACTCTACGCCCCGCAATCCACGGAGTTTTATTGCGGCTGCAAATATACGGGGAACCGGGTGGACCTGAAGGCGTGCGGCTATGTCCCGCGAAAAAACGCCAATCGGGCGGCCCGAATCGAGTGGGAACACATTGTTCCCGCCTGGCAGATCGGCCATCAGCGCCAGTGCTGGCAGAATGGTGGGCGCAAGAACTGCACCCGCAGTGATGACGTCTACAAACGCGCCGAGGCCGATCTGCACAACCTAGTGCCGAGTATCGGTGAGGTCAATGGTGACCGGAACAACTTCAGTTTTGGCTGGTTGCCGGTGCAAAGCGGACAATACGGCTCCTGCTTGACCCAGGTGAATTTCAAAGCCAAGAAGGTCATGCCCCGACCGTCCATTCGCGGCATGATCGCCCGTACGTACTTTTACATGAGCAAACAATACGGCTTGCGCCTGTCGAAACAGGACCGTCAGTTGTACGAAGCGTGGAACAAGACCTACCCGGTACAACCCTGGGAACGCCAGCGCAATCAAACCGTGGCGTGTGTGATGGGGCGTGGCAATGAGTTTGTCGGGCCGGTGAA